GCCCCCCCACGGTGCCGTCATGGGATTTAGCTCTTGTGCTCGAAGCGTTGACTCGGCCTCCTTTTGAGCCGCTCATGTCAGTCGGCTTAAAGGAGCTCTCACTTAAAACCGCGCTGCTACTCGCCCTCGCTTCAGTGAAACGCGTGGGGGATTTGCAAGCGCTTTCTATTAACGCTGATTGCTTGCGGTTTGGGCCAGATGATTGTAACGTCACACTCAGGCCGAGGTTGGGTTACGTGCCTAAATCACTGTCAACGCCGTTCAGAGCACAAGTGATAACTCTTTCGGCTTTCACCCAGGAGTCAGTGGATAACGCCCCTCATCAGGAGTTATGCCCAGTGCGAGCTTTGCGAATTTACATTGACCGCACGGCTCAGTTCAGGCTCTCTGAGcagctgtttgtgtgtttcgGCGGCAGTACCAAAGGACGTCCCGTCTCTAAGCAGCGGCTATCGCATTGGGTGGTTGATGCGATCACTTTGGCCTATTCTAGCCAAGGAATGGAATGCCCTATCGGCAATGAATCTGGGGGCGGAGCCAGCACCACACCCAGTCTGTGGCGCTCTCCCATTCATGTTGACAGAGCGAGCTGTATGAGGCGCCTTGTTGCCGCGTACGTTATGCCACCATAAGCGACCTGGAATATGGGACACAGTGCCAGCGGTTCGTCTATGTCCTCGCAATGAGCACGGGCTCACTATGAATTCTCTCATGTTACACCGACGCCAGCAACAGCTGCTCGTTAAGTGTATGTTCTTTTTGCTGTGCCCGGCCTGGCCGCCCACATGCTTCAATACCCCGTATGTAGCCTGCATATTATTCTTGAATGCATACAGTGTTAGATGAGTAACCACGTTATAAGCATTTCGTAGGTGTGTACTCGTTggggattatgttttattactgTTCATAGTAGCTCCGCAGTGGCTGAGCTTCTCTTCTTCGCTGTTCCCACGGCGTTGTTCTATACAGTCCCCAAGCGTCAGCTTCTGACGCCATGTCGAGAGACCGttctcgaaagggaacgtctccgGTTACTAtggtaacctcggttccctgagagacGGGAACGAGACATGGCGTAGACTGCTGTGTTCACCGCTCAGGTCTGCTGTACTCTCGTTCAGTCGGAAGATTCTGAGCTTATGCCGCCAGGACGGCGCATTATATAGTGGCGGGTACCGCCCCCCTTTCGCCGTCTTGGCTGGCATTGGCCAGTGAGAGTTGCAACTTCACTGGTGTTGTGCAATAGGATTTCAGGAGAATTAGGAGAAAAGGGAGTCCCCAAGCGTCAGCTTCTAACGCCATGTCTCGTTCCCgtctctcagggaaccgaggttaccaTAGTAACCGGAGACGTTATTGACTGCAAGAGACATTAGAGTCTAGTTTATTCGTGGAGGAGACTGATTTCTGAGAACAGAAACTTCTGAGCGAGGCCGCACACTATATCCTCGCTGTTTACGTGAGAGACTCGCGGCGCCCTTCTGCCGACTGCCGGGGGGAGTTGAATCTCTGGGCGAGGCCGCACGCGAAAATCCATTCCTCGCGCTCATCCGGGAGAGATTCACGCCGCTCTTCTGACGACTGCCGGGGACACGACTGGATGATTGGCCGCTTCCAAGGAGGAAATTGCGGAGTTCAGCTGCCTAAAAAAGGCGTTCAGGTgatctgttgttttgtttggcTCATTGAGTGAAGAGGCCATTTGTTTCTTTCTAGGCCCCGACGCTCCCCAGCAACGTTACAGGCCTGCAACGGGTGGGTTGTGTGAGTTAACTGTTAAACTAATCTTTTACGTTCTACTTTGGTATTTCACACTGTTGTTTGGGGTTATTGTTACCAACTAAATGTATTATGAGGTTTTGATTTTCCCTCATCTAATTACTGTGTCTGGTGTTGTTAATATTGGTAATTGAGTACCATCTTTGTGAAATTCATTAATTTGGATTATATAAGATTTTCATATGTAGAGAATTGCTGTACCGGTATTTTAAAAGGTATGTAGCAAAAGTAATATACACAACAgacctttattattattattttttttaatctttattgaCACATAATATCCACTCATTTCTATATTTCCctattgttataaataaattttagtGTTAATATTTTCATACTTACCCTTTGATTGAGGTAATTCTTGTTTGTCTGAGGGTCCTTgctgtatataaatattattaaatgagTATAAGCATAGATACTTTGGGTTACAATAGCCATATAGGGTAATAGGGGGAATATTAATTTATAGTCGGGAGACATCTGTCAAAACCCGGTGCTCCGCCCTATTAAAGGTTAAGGGTAGGGGGCGCTACACTTGTGATATAACGTTGTGAATTCTTTgggcttatttgctgtgtttcggagTTATTGACTacgttacttcaagttcatctgtgcgtgattttgtgcaaatattagttgtaatatttttattttgtataaatatcttaattatcttatataggatgtgttcagttgagttaattaaccttcAGTTTATGGGTTTTGATTCTCgtcagcttcagcgtgcgcagctcaaaaCAGCAATgtttactactgtaatattaaaactttcatgttttcaaaaaatgaatgcattatttttaataactagcacTTATATTGTTCTCGTATTATTTTCATGAACACATGGTTTGGTTAATAATAATGATcacgaacaataacagatttttttcctcaaatcacattttacggctattattaaacctcttattaaaaaacctcaactagatccgagagatttagtaaattacaggccaatctcgaatctaccttttctgtcaaagatactagaaaaggcagtttcaacacaactgtgctcctttttagaaagaaatggaatctgtgaggatttccagtcaggatttagaccataccatagtactgagactgctctcgttagagttacaaacgatctactcttatcatccgatcgtggctgtatttctctattagtgttattagatctcagtgctgcttttgacactatcgatcacaacattcttttaaaaagacttgaaaactatattggcattagtggaattgctttggcatggttcagatcttacttatctgaccgttatcagtctgtagtagttaatgaagagatgtcatatcgatcacaagttcaatatggagtaccacaaggctcagtactaggaccgttgcttttcactctgtacatgctgcccttaggagagataattaggaagcatggtgttagttttcaatgctacgctgacgatactcggctctatatttcctcgcgccctgacaaaacctacaaattcacaaaactaacagaatgcatagctgacattaaaaactggatgacaagaaatttcttattattaaattcagaaaaaactgatatcctaatctttggaccaaaaacttcctcacaaaaaaaccttgaatactctctaacacttgacgggtgctccattaaatcttcgtcctcagttaggaacctgggtgtgctctttgataccaatctttcatttgaaagtcatgtttctagtatctgtaaaaccgccgccttccatctaaaaaatatatctaaattacgacatatgctctcaatgacaaatgcggaacagttggttcatgcattcatgacctcaagactagattactgtaacgctctactgggtggttgttctgctcggcttttaaacagactacagttggtccaaaatgcggcagctagagttcttactagaaccagaaagtatgaccatattagcccagttctgtcaacattacattggctccctattaaacatcgtatagattttaaaatcttgctacttacttataaagctctaaatggtttagctccccaatatctaagcgagctcttggtgcattatagtccttcacgtctattgcgatctcagaattcaggccagttgataatgcccagaatatcaaaatcaactgaaggtggcagatccttttcctatttagcacctaaactctggaacaatcttcctagcattgttcgggaagcagacacactctgtcagtttaaatctagactaaaaacacatctctttgctcttgcatacacataacacattatcaatacattaacatttttcaaatctgttaaaggattgttacgctgcaacaattaggtcggccggaaccgagaacatttcctataacactagatatacctgtacatcagaataagaatggcatctatgctaatatcagtctctctgcttatcctgaggtttgccgggtgtggatccaggccgtatccagatcagatggagaacctgtgtctggacctgactacaacgtagcccaggagacaatgggcctacagatccagttctggctgcatctataattcagatttttattcTCCGTATCctcttacatatatttatatatataatctatttttaatctctataataaaaatgtataattcagattttgatctccatatccatttacatatattatatatatcttccaagggtttttttccctcctaggacttttttcccagtgttagcacgctgggtttttctcctagggtgttttttccacccctgggagtcagctgacattggcttaatgtagcaccatcttgcatatgttacatattaccacgcttgcttgtacagcttatttttaaccacttctcttttttctgtgcttctaatatgtaaagctgctttgaaacaattaccaattgtaaaaagcgctatataaataaataaaaataaaaaataaaaaataaaaaataaaaaattactgaTTGAGCTAACGTTACACGCACTGATTGAACACCCATAAACTGAAGCACTTTGCTAGGTTAATTAACTCAatggaacacatcctatatatggtaattcatatatatttatacaagataaacataaaattacaacttatatttgcacaaaattatGCGCGCATGAACTTGAACTAGTAACGTAGTCTGAATAGCTCCTGTTGTATATGCGTTCTTCCTGTAACAACACGCCAAAACACAGCAActatcacaatattttaatacaatagtgtagacaattaaaatgttatgaCAGCCACAATAGTAGATAATGTTTTGTGTTGCTTTTTGAGCACTCACGCTGAAGCTAAAGATGACCATCAATACAATGAAGCGCTGCTGTGTTAGTTGCCATCTcggacacaaatatggcggcgggcatagcagaagtgacgtctttgaaacccatggatatCTGACAGTTAATAACATTACTATGAATGAACAGCAGGTGTCAGTAAACGTTAAAAAATAGGCTGATAGGCTATGATAGTGTGGCGCTCTTCAGAAATAAAGGTGAAAATGAAACAGCCTTACCAATCTATAAAACACGTCCTTCTATAGATGCGATTTGTGGAATCAAGTGGTGTATGCATATGAACTTAGGAATATCTTTCTGTGAATAAAGTTGATTTAAAGGAGCAAGTGTGTTAGCCTATAACTCGACTATTCTGAAGAAGTAAACCACCTAAAACATAACGCAAACTCATTATATTTACACAAAAGCTTTAGTGGcacatgtttatttataaattattcacAAGTTTTGCAAATCATTTCAAATATACTGTATGAATtactattattttcaataaatgaTGTGCACACAAGCCCCCCAGTCAAAAATGCCAGTATATAAATGTACAACATGTAAAACGTGACAGAAATAGTTATTTTCAAtgcttataaaaataataattaaaatcccaatgaacaaaaataacctctgtaaaatattttgtgtCTGATATGTAATGTGCTATGCATTTGGTCATGTCCATATAGGCCTACTTTAATCAGTTAAAGCACAAGCAGTCTATTATTCTGcccttgtgtttgtgtttaacaAGACTTCATTGATATATCTGGTATTTTGCTCACATGCATCCAGGTTTAGATTTGAGAAAGGGAGTCACAAAGTAATATTTTATGGCTAGACATGATGGACATGACATGTCTGAGGCTGTGATAATATTATATACATCCTAAAGAATAACACATTTAATCAAGCATCAGATTACTTGCATGttgcaaaaatatataatctcaaacacaattacttaaagggttagttcacccagaattGAAAATGTTGGAGAAGATTATTAAAGCACCAGAAATTGAGAACAAAACAAAGAGTAGAACTTTCTCACGGGTGTCAGGGAAACATGACTGCATTACAAAGTAGCCGTgtatttgtgcatgtgtgtatatatttgtgtaaGTGTGTACTAGAAGCCATGAGCCAAGTGTGTGTGCACGTCTTTTGTGTTCAAGTGGAAAAAAGAAAGTTCAGATACTGTCCATATTTGTTGAGTAGAAGAGAGGCCTTAAGCTAATAATATTCACTTCAGAAAAATGTCTTTATACATTGGCAAACTTAATTTAGCTATGTCCAAAGTCTTTCACATAAGGCAGAAATGGCtaagattaaaggtgccctagaaccagtttttacaagatgtaatataagtctaaggtgtcccctgaatgtgtctgtgaagtttcagctcaaaataccccatagattttttttttattaatttttttaactgcctattttggggcatcattaactatgcaccgattcaggttgcggggcccctttaaatcgtgcgctCCCTCGTGCGCTtcctcaatgtatgtcttttccatgtactgaactcttgttgttcaactatgccaaggtaaattcaatttttgattctagggcacctttaataaagcaCCTTTAATACAACATCAAAGGTGTGAGTTGTTGAAAtgggatttattttttttatttttttttttttttcagtatttggCTATTTGAATCAGCATTTTATGTTTAAGTTCTTTTACTATCACAACCTTCCATTTTGGTAAATCCTTATGCAAATCTTCTTCTCCTGGAGTATCTTCAGATCATCCACTAAAGCCAAAGGACTGATTTTCATAGTGCAGACTCTTTCTGAAGAAGAAATGTAATTTTCCAGGCAGGTTTTCTGGGCATTGGGCCTTGAAAAAGATAAATCACTAGGACACAGTGGCCACCATCAATCTGTGCAACAGGAATAgcaacttatttttttccttatGTCAGTTCCTATTATATTTTCTTGTCTGCAGTATGACTCTATGTTGAATAAGAGGCACGTTGGTCAACACAGCATTGAAGCATACAGCATTGTGGGCCACCAAATCTGATGGACAGATTATATGTCTAGTGGTAATCTCTTCATATAGACTCTTCCTGCAGCATAAACACAATCAGAATTAACCTCGTTTAGAGCACATCCCATCTCTTGGCAAAAATTACATGCAGGCTATCTGCATTGCAGAGGTGGGGTTCATTCCCCCCCGTGAATGTCTACCCATGCAGAATTGTGCGCATCACTCCAAGATGTCAGTTTCAAAAGGAACCAGGTGGTAGTAGGACAGGTTGGTGACATAAGCTTCAGGATCATCGTCACTCAGGTCTTGATCCACATGATCCAAAGATTCTCTCCCATCCTCATCATACCTGCATATTCAGAGATTATTAAAGAATTTTAATACATAAAATGATGGGAAAACATCATTTTAAGAAACAATATAACTCCAAAACCTAGCAAGCTGCCAATTTTTAAGACATTATTGGCATAATTCTATAATAAaggctgtttttattttcaactCTAACAAGACTTCACATGCTGTATTAATCAACAGTGTTCAGGATGTAATGAAGAACTGTGTATATCATGTATAATTGTGGAAATAATGTCATCAGACATCTATGGGAGGGTCTTGAGTTTCATTCCAGAGCTTCCTTCTCACACCCAGGGAAGGAAGTACCACTTCCTGTGTGTGACAGACCACTGTGCACTCAAGGAAAACATTACTTCAAGCATGTAGTCAATGGATGATGTAaaaaacaccaacaacaaaaaactttaTATGAATGTAATCAAGGGTCTCCTACACCAAAGCTTTTTCACTGTACATTTCCTTTGTGTGTATATACTCATTTGGACTGGGATGACACAGAGGGAATGTCAGACACTTACGAGTGCTGGGCTGAGTCAGTGGAGGAGGGTCTCTCTTTGTCCAGTGGAACGCTCTCATCAAACACAATGGTCTCAGTGTTCGCCAGGCAAAACCCATTAGACCTCATGATCTCTGTAGAGATGTCAATAAATGGTCAGAAATAAAATGACCTCCGAAAATATGTCtaattaatttctgttatttataaagataaataacataataataattatattaacaaTACTATTCTTATTATATAATGTACTTATTGTAAAATTCATCAATATTAACCAGCATTTTATCATTAAAAGCCTACCTGAAATCTTAACTGGACTTTGAAAGCATGGCTGAATCTTGTGGACATTGTCATTCCTCAGGACCTGGTCTAGCGGCGAGCGTTCAAAGAATGTTAAGACAACCTCTGACCTAGAAAACTGAGAAAAACATCCTTTTATGAGCTTATGATAAGACCTTAGCAAGTCATTCAGGATGATGCTCaggtaaaaaagtaaaataacaatACATGTTTCTTGTTTGTTACAGTCACACTTTAATAATAAACAAGCCTTTTTTCCCTTACGGTGTCATCAGCTAGATCTCTCACCTTCCAGGGCATGTTAATGGCGTTTTTCAACAGTCGCTCCACTTCATTTAGTTTTGTCTCAATGTCTCTTGCTTCTTTAATCTTCACAAGCCCTGTGAGAGCACAAACATATCAGCATATCCAGCCTTTCTAAAAAATCTTTTACATCAGATCAGTATTCTACCTCTCAgctcatgattttttttatgtgcagTCTTATGAGATATGGTTCATTGACTAATTCAATAACAGGCCAATAACTATTTTACCTCTCCATTTACAAGCAATTATTGTGCAGTCTAGACAAGGTTGTGGTGAATTTACTTACAGGCAACACCTAAAACAACTTTATCTCACCTCATAAAACATGTAACAGACCACAGAAAAAAATCCTGTCTGGTTTAAAAAAGGTAGACTTAAATGTGAACCCGTTTGATAAAGGTCCTGACCTTTGTATTAACAATACTCAACCCATTATCTGTCCATTCAAGATAGTATTCACAAAAGTGAAGACATTCCTTCTAGGTGACATAATTGAAGTCCACAAGAGTGGTATACAAGAGAGGATGTGCCAGATTATGGAAGTGTTTCTTTATGTCCagccattgtgtgtgtgtgtgtgtgtgtgtgtgtgtgtgtatatatatatatatatatatatatatatatatacacacacacacacacacacacacacacacacacacacatcaatctaataactactattaattttgtatttaatcatttataagtgatatataattgttcataaAGGCTAGAAGTGAAAaacgccttatattcaggtgtggaTAATTATTAAGCAGGGTTTcttttacaaataaaacaagccaaaaaaagagatttaactcatactgaaaagtcaaaaattattaaatgcccaTGAGAAGGATGCTATACTAATGCAacactagaaattgcaaagttaaagcatgaccatttctaagtaagtagcaagattttaaaatctacacAATGTTTAAcagggagccaatgcagtgttgacagaaccgggctagtatggtcatacttcctggttctagtaagaactctagatgctgcattttggaccagctgTAGTTTGTTTAACAGGTGagcggaacaaccacccagtagagcattacagtaatctagccttgaggtcatgaacgcatgaactaactgttctgcatttgtcattaagagcatgtcgtagtttagatatatttttaagatggaagaatgcagttttacagatgctaaaAACGTgaatttcaaatgaaagattggtatcaaagagcacacccaggttcctaactgacgacgaagacttaacagagcagccataaattgttagacagtattctaggttattacatgaagaagtttttggtccaaaaattagaatctctgttttttctgaatttagtagtaagaaattactggtcatccaattttttatatcagctatgcattccgttaattttgtgaattggtaagttttaTCAGGGcttgaagaaatatagagctgagtatcatcagtgtaacagtgaaaactaacgccatgcttcctaatgatatctcccaagggtagcatgtacagagtgaaaagcaatggtcctagtactgagccttgcggtccatattg
The sequence above is drawn from the Megalobrama amblycephala isolate DHTTF-2021 linkage group LG13, ASM1881202v1, whole genome shotgun sequence genome and encodes:
- the pxdc1b gene encoding PX domain-containing protein 1, producing MASAIFEGTSLVNMFVKDCWVNGIRRLIIRGEEEEFFEIRTEWSDRNILYLHRSSSDLGRLLKRLLECFPEDRRHLSESPLIVGLVKIKEARDIETKLNEVERLLKNAINMPWKFSRSEVVLTFFERSPLDQVLRNDNVHKIQPCFQSPVKISEIMRSNGFCLANTETIVFDESVPLDKERPSSTDSAQHSYDEDGRESLDHVDQDLSDDDPEAYVTNLSYYHLVPFETDILE